The Medicago truncatula cultivar Jemalong A17 chromosome 4, MtrunA17r5.0-ANR, whole genome shotgun sequence genome includes a region encoding these proteins:
- the LOC11417865 gene encoding uncharacterized protein: MTSISQGLVLTTAMVVSTTVLYLTFCKQKNSSTFQFHETPNSENKPILRSCLYTEEKKREKRRNKKKVKFSENVMVKEFREKPGKKNRVSINECRNEIPETKAMPANRVALYNGILRDRVQRMGCCH, translated from the exons ATGACTTCAATCTCACAAGGTCTTGTTTTAACCACAGCCATGGTTGTTTCAACTACCGTTCTTTATCTTACTTTctgcaaacaaaaaaattcatcaacatttcAATTTCATGAAACACCCAATTCAGAAAACAAACCTATTCTACGATCTTGCTTATACACAG aggaaaagaagagagaaaaaagaaggaaCAAGAAGAAAGTGAAATTTTCAGAAAATGTGATGGTGAAGGAATTTAGAGAAAAACCGGGGAAGAAAAACAGAGTATCAATTAATGAATGCAGAAATGAAATTCCAGAAACAAAAGCAATGCCAGCAAATAGAGTTGCTTTGTACAATGGAATTTTAAGAGATAGAGTTCAAAGAATGGGGTGTTGTCATTGA